In Holophagales bacterium, one DNA window encodes the following:
- a CDS encoding sigma-70 family RNA polymerase sigma factor yields the protein MSEPRRTGADPDWELLQRVAQGDVEAFAPLVERHQARLLRLCERLLGDPEEARDAAQEVFLRVYRRAGSFRPDGQVFTWIYRIAVNFCLNRLRRKRILRFFSLSPDENGENEGPQLDPIDGAPGPLDRLAARERWEATRQAIDALPANQRAVLILARFEGLAYREIARTLGISEGAVESRLVRAMRRLTAAQESGLPRVSRSEG from the coding sequence GTGAGCGAGCCACGCCGCACCGGCGCCGATCCGGATTGGGAGTTGCTCCAGCGCGTCGCCCAGGGCGATGTGGAGGCGTTCGCTCCGCTGGTCGAGCGCCATCAGGCGCGGTTGCTCCGCCTCTGCGAGCGCCTGCTGGGCGATCCGGAGGAGGCGCGCGACGCGGCGCAGGAGGTTTTTCTCCGGGTCTATCGGCGAGCCGGGAGCTTTCGGCCGGACGGGCAGGTCTTCACCTGGATCTACCGGATCGCGGTCAATTTCTGCCTCAATCGCCTGCGCCGCAAGCGGATTCTGCGATTCTTCTCGCTTTCGCCAGACGAGAACGGGGAGAACGAGGGACCCCAGCTCGACCCGATCGACGGGGCCCCCGGCCCGCTGGATCGCCTCGCGGCGCGGGAGCGCTGGGAGGCCACGCGGCAGGCGATCGACGCCCTGCCGGCCAACCAGCGAGCCGTCCTGATCCTGGCGCGTTTCGAGGGACTGGCCTACCGCGAGATCGCCCGCACGCTCGGCATCAGCGAAGGGGCGGTGGAGAGCCGGCTGGTGCGGGCGATGAGACGATTGACCGCGGCGCAGGAATCGGGCCTGCCGCGGGTTTCTCGGAGCGAGGGATGA